CTTGCCCTAGGTGAGGAGAAACTAGCCACTCTCCTCCGCAAGGCCAGTGGTGGCAATCTTAAAACAACACAGGCCAAGGAGATCATGGACAAAGCAACTCAGTCTGTTGGAGTTCCTTCTCAGGCAATGGAGGAGGTACTCGCTCTTCTTCTCGAACAGATCAACTTGATTAACTCTCAGCTAAAAGTGGTAGACCACCGTATTACACAGCTGTACGAGCAAGCTGGCGTCTACTTCACCAGCATTGGTGGAGTAGGAACCCTCAGTGCGGCCACCATTCTGGCAGAGTATGGGAGCGTAACTAAGTTTACCCAGCCCAAGCAGATGGTCGCCTTTGCCGGTATTGATCCCAAGCTACGCAACTCCGGCCAGCATCAAGGACAGGTGCACATATCCAAGCGCGGCCCTCATTACCTACGGCGGGCATTGTACTTAGCCTGTCAAGGGGTGGTTCGCAACGACGACTACTTTCATTCCATCTATCAGCGTCATCGTGACAAGGGCAAGTCTCACAAGGAGGCGATCATTGCGGTCATGAATCGGTTTATTCACGTTCTCTACGCCATGTGGAGGGATAACCGACCCTACTACCCCTTGACACAAGCATAGCTTGTTACATGTACAGCCGCTTCCTGCGGGAGGAAGCCAAGATCACCGGCGAAGACCGATTTAACGAGAGCGTCGCCGAGTTCCAGCGCATCGGCGATAAGTGGAAGGTGGTGGCGGAGATATTCAAAGGCGCTTCCGAAGCGGACGACCCGGCGGCGGCATTGCCGGAGATACAAGCCCCACTGCCGGAACTGGCCGACCTGGAAGAAGCCGCCTGGTCACGGCTGCGCAAGATAGTTCAGTGAAGATCTTTACCAGCCAGTCCGAAGTGGAAAGCGACAGGCTCCTTTTCTTCCTTTGCATGACATCAAGTTAGATTCCGATACCTCAGCGGCAAGCCCGTGCTCCTTTGGGTCGTTGTGCATTCGATTTGCGTGCTGGTTTTATGGAGCGTAAAATTTTTTATCAGCAAAACAGGTGTTTAAGGGGGGTGTGGGATGCGGTCTGTGAAGCTCTTCTTGGTTGGAGCGATAATCGCGGCGACCGTTGTCTCGGTCTGCGCGGCACCGGAGTTTTCGTGGAAGGCGGTCACCACCGACCATTACCGTCTGCTCTTCCCGGCCGGAGCAGGGAATCCTGACGGGATCGTCCGAGGCGTGGCGAGGATCGGGGATCAGACGATCGATCTCTGGGTGCCCGAAGGCCTCAAGGGAGCGATCCCGGTTTTGGATAAGACGAGTGTAGAAGGTCCCCCCGAAGTTGTTGAGGAATACCTTGCAAATTACAGGCCGTTACTTATCGCGATCTATCCTGATTGGGAAGCGTTAGGGTGGGATTTCCGCCCGCAATTCGGTGTTTTCGGCCTGCTCGCCAACACTTCTTCCATGTCAAATTGCATTTCCCGGATGGTCCACCGCCCGAAGGAGTTTCTAAACGAGAGTGACCATCCCGGTAAGATCTGGATGGATTGGGTTGTCGGTGTCTCCGGGACCGGTGACGACGATTGGAAAGGAGCGCTTGTCCACGAACTGACCCACTACGTGCAGCTTGAGATGGCATTGAAGACGATCGAGCCCCCCTCTGAAGCGGAAGAGCCTTCCCCGGAGAATATCAAAATCTCCCCGGGCCTGGACACCACCCTGTGGATAGAGGGAACGGCGACTTGGGCGGAGCATGCGCTCGGGTACGCGGATGCTCAGGAAGATCTGTGTCCCGCTGCAGCGGCGATCTACCTCAAGAACGGAGGTAGCCTGGAAAAAGTTCCCATGCTGTTGCGCTACGACGTCGGCTACACCCTCGTAGAAGCCCTTGCCAAACTCATTCCTCCCACACAGATCTCCGTTTTGCTCGCCCCGATCTATCTTCCCATCCGCGAGGTGGATTTCAACGAGCGGTTTTCCCGCTTCACCGGGGAGATGTGGAGGGACTTCCTGCGCAAGTGGGAGGAGGAACTGAGCTCGATCGAGATAACCCAGGGAGACCGGGTGTACTACGAGTTCATCAGGCGGGGTTATCCCGTACGGTTCAGGTTCCTTTCCCCGCTTCTCACCGCGGCGCAGAGGGATGAATTCCTTGGGATCTGGGATCGAGTGACGGCAGGGCACGGGACTCCGGCGGACCTCGACTGCCTGGAAGGGCTCTTTTCCTCCCTCACTGCGGAGCCGACGGACGAGTTGCTCGAAGCGCTCTACCCGCGGGAGGAGGGGCTGAGTCACTGGACCTACGCCGAGTACGGAGCGCAAGCGCAGGCGGACGTGGCGCGGCTGTCGATCCTGCGGATCGGGCAGAAGGCCGAGTACATCCGGGAGTTCGTGCGAATAGTCAACACGTACTTCGTTTCCAAGAGTGCACCTGTGGTGCTGCCGTGATGCCGTGTTTAGTCTTTTCTCATCGAAAGATGAGCATGAGCGCATGAGCCGTTAGGACAAGATACCCGGTAACGAAAGCCCTTGCCCTTCTCCTCCTGCCTTAGCGCTTTCCGTGCTACTGCGTCATTGACGTGATAACTACCTTATCCCCGTTGAGATCGCCTCTCCGGTGTACTTAGTGGGAAACGAGTGCCGTTTGTAGGGTCGCACCCGTACATGACCGCTACGGCGAAACAGGGTAATGAACCTTGTCAATTGTGAGTTAGAGATTCCTGTTATCTTGCACCTGTAACGTCTACGCTTGATCCAGGCATGGCTCTCTTCCTGTGAGCGTCCCTTGAACGTCAGCACATTGCTCGAAGCGAGAAGTGCCTTCAGTTCTCCAATATTCATTACGCGTTTGTCCGTCATCATCAGAATCATGCCTCCTATGATGTGACCCACGCGCTTGAGTTGCCAGCGATTCCTCACGTTTATCTCGCATGAGATTCACCACCTCGCTTCATGCTCATCTTGTATGAGACAACT
This genomic window from Candidatus Bipolaricaulota bacterium contains:
- a CDS encoding IS110 family transposase, which gives rise to MFYLGIDIGKFNHAAALMNQQGKVVATLPSFPNTRNGFQNLLALITAHLPPTEELRVGMEATGPYWIPLAEWLKAHGWIPVILNPIKTASLRNYGIRGAKTDNIDSVLIANTLRIEGEQPQPASPKLSDELRHFTRLRADMVKDRPRIGLRVTSILDRLFPELLSSFSKALSPSCLALLCEAPTPSKVLALGEEKLATLLRKASGGNLKTTQAKEIMDKATQSVGVPSQAMEEVLALLLEQINLINSQLKVVDHRITQLYEQAGVYFTSIGGVGTLSAATILAEYGSVTKFTQPKQMVAFAGIDPKLRNSGQHQGQVHISKRGPHYLRRALYLACQGVVRNDDYFHSIYQRHRDKGKSHKEAIIAVMNRFIHVLYAMWRDNRPYYPLTQA
- a CDS encoding DUF4872 domain-containing protein yields the protein MYSRFLREEAKITGEDRFNESVAEFQRIGDKWKVVAEIFKGASEADDPAAALPEIQAPLPELADLEEAAWSRLRKIVQ